One Gossypium raimondii isolate GPD5lz chromosome 3, ASM2569854v1, whole genome shotgun sequence genomic window carries:
- the LOC105796948 gene encoding uncharacterized protein LOC105796948 isoform X1, which yields MIKELKEALRFAASISFWRMAVFWTISLFISYFQLHTNWIFSRRLQSYPRCHPPISESVTPVCIITGATSGLGAAAAHALSREGFFVVLVGRSSHLLSKIMTEIKTQNKDAHVKAFVVDLASFQSILEFKSSLQQWLLDCKLHCSLQLLINNAGILATSSRTTPEGYDQMMGTNYIGPFCLTKLLLPLLKRSPVPSRIVNVTSFTHRSVFDVQVDKESVYGTRFLRSEQYPFARLYEYSKLFLILFSYELHRQLGLMDQPYHVSVNAADPGSVKTNIMREVPSCLSSLAFQVLKSLGLLQSPKNGVSSLIDAALAPPEASGVYFFGGKGRTVDSSVLSHNTKLAKELWDISDNLFMEASLAFKETASSESDNWL from the exons ATGATAAAGGAGTTGAAAGAAGCTCTTCGTTTTGCTGCGTCCATTAGTTTTTGGAGAATGGCCGTGTTTTGGACAATCTCACTCTTCATTTCTTACTTCCAGTTACACACCAACTGGATCTTTTCTCGCCGACTCCAATCCTACCCACGATGTCATCCTCCAATCTCTGAGTCTGTGACGCCTGTTTGCATCATTACAGGC GCTACATCAGGACTGGGAGCTGCGGCTGCGCACGCTCTTTCACGGGAAGGCTTCTTTGTTGTTCTTG TTGGACGATCATCGCATTTGTTATCAaag ATTATGACAGAGATAAAAACCCAGAATAAAGATGCCCATGTCAAAGCTTTTGTGGTTGACCTGGCATCATTCCAATCAATTTTGGAGTTCAAAAGCTCACTTCAGCAGTGGCTTTTGGATTGCAAACTGCATTGTTCTTTGCAGCTCTTGATTAATAATGCTGGGATACTGGCAACATCATCGCGAACCACACCTGAAGGCTATGATCA GATGATGGGTACAAATTACATAGGACCGTTCTGTCTGACCAAATTACTACTACCTCTTCTTAAAAGAAGCCCTGTTCCTTCTCGGATTGTAAATGTCACATCCTTTACACATCGAAGTG TTTTTGATGTACAGGTTGACAAGGAATCTGTTTATGGGACACGTTTCTTGAGATCAGAACAATATCCATTTGCCCGTCTCTATGAGTACTCGAAAT TATTCTTGATTCTCTTCTCATATGAGCTCCACCGGCAACTTGGCTTGATGGATCAACCTTATCATGTCTCTGTAAA TGCTGCGGATCCTGGAAGTGTAAAAACCAACATCATGAGGGAAGTCCCTTCGTGTCTTTCGAGTTTGGCATTTCAAGTTTTGAAGTCTTTGGGCCTTTTGCAGTCACCAAAGAATGGGGTTAGCTCTCTTATTGATGCAGCCCTTGCCCCACCT GAAGCCTCTGGGGTATACTTTTTTGGTGGAAAGGGTAGGACTGTGGATTCATCAGTGCTATCACACAATACCAAACTTGCAAAAGAACTTTGGGACATATCTGATAATTTGTTCATGGAAGCAAGCCTTGCTTTCAAAGAAACAGCTAGTTCCGAGTCAGATAATTGGTTGTAA
- the LOC105796948 gene encoding uncharacterized protein LOC105796948 isoform X2, with product MIKELKEALRFAASISFWRMAVFWTISLFISYFQLHTNWIFSRRLQSYPRCHPPISESVTPVCIITGATSGLGAAAAHALSREGFFVVLVGRSSHLLSKIMTEIKTQNKDAHVKAFVVDLASFQSILEFKSSLQQWLLDCKLHCSLQLLINNAGILATSSRTTPEGYDQMMGTNYIGPFCLTKLLLPLLKRSPVPSRIVNVTSFTHRSVFDVQVDKESVYGTRFLRSEQYPFARLYEYSKLFLILFSYELHRQLGLMDQPYHVSCCGSWKCKNQHHEGSPFVSFEFGISSFEVFGPFAVTKEWG from the exons ATGATAAAGGAGTTGAAAGAAGCTCTTCGTTTTGCTGCGTCCATTAGTTTTTGGAGAATGGCCGTGTTTTGGACAATCTCACTCTTCATTTCTTACTTCCAGTTACACACCAACTGGATCTTTTCTCGCCGACTCCAATCCTACCCACGATGTCATCCTCCAATCTCTGAGTCTGTGACGCCTGTTTGCATCATTACAGGC GCTACATCAGGACTGGGAGCTGCGGCTGCGCACGCTCTTTCACGGGAAGGCTTCTTTGTTGTTCTTG TTGGACGATCATCGCATTTGTTATCAaag ATTATGACAGAGATAAAAACCCAGAATAAAGATGCCCATGTCAAAGCTTTTGTGGTTGACCTGGCATCATTCCAATCAATTTTGGAGTTCAAAAGCTCACTTCAGCAGTGGCTTTTGGATTGCAAACTGCATTGTTCTTTGCAGCTCTTGATTAATAATGCTGGGATACTGGCAACATCATCGCGAACCACACCTGAAGGCTATGATCA GATGATGGGTACAAATTACATAGGACCGTTCTGTCTGACCAAATTACTACTACCTCTTCTTAAAAGAAGCCCTGTTCCTTCTCGGATTGTAAATGTCACATCCTTTACACATCGAAGTG TTTTTGATGTACAGGTTGACAAGGAATCTGTTTATGGGACACGTTTCTTGAGATCAGAACAATATCCATTTGCCCGTCTCTATGAGTACTCGAAAT TATTCTTGATTCTCTTCTCATATGAGCTCCACCGGCAACTTGGCTTGATGGATCAACCTTATCATGTCTCT TGCTGCGGATCCTGGAAGTGTAAAAACCAACATCATGAGGGAAGTCCCTTCGTGTCTTTCGAGTTTGGCATTTCAAGTTTTGAAGTCTTTGGGCCTTTTGCAGTCACCAAAGAATGGGGTTAG
- the LOC105796949 gene encoding importin beta-like SAD2 homolog isoform X2, whose translation MDLTQIAQLLDQTLSPDGHVVRTSTEALDRLSSLPQFPFALLSIAAGGQNQGQRVAASTYLKNFARRNIEVSPGSSSRVSQEFKSQLMRTLLQAEASVLKVLVEAFRIIVVAEFVKQNSWPELVPDLRSAIQSSNVISNGASSELSTINTLTVLHALVRPFQYFLNPKVAKEPVPPQLELIAKEILAPLLTVFHHLVEKARANHGRKDLETEKILLLICKCLYFAVRSYMPSAVAPLLSSFCHDLIFILGSLSLDHGDTSEDEYLLRLKTGKRALLIFCSLTTRHRKYCDKLMQDIINCVLKIVKCSSNICLDFLSERIVSLAFDAISHVLETGPGWRLVSPHFSFLLESAILPALMLNEKDMSEWEDDPEEYIRKNLPSELEEISGWREDLFTARKSAINLLGVVSMSKGPPTVSSNNGSSASSKRKKGEKNKKNNQRSIGELLVLPYLSKFPIPSDATASDPKILKDYFGFLMAYGGLQDFLKEQKPAFTTTLVNTRVLPLYSLSFCPPYLVAAASWVLGELATCLPEEMSADIYSSLLKALAMPDKGDTSCYPVRVAAAGAIAGLLENEYLPPEWLPLLQVVISRIGNEDEENIILFQLLNSIVEAGNENTAIHIPHIISSLVDVISKSIHPSVEPWPHVVVRGFEALAVMAQSWENFMLEEVEQNDSSEKKASGQGAIARALSALLQQAWLTVPLEAEASPPASCIDHSSTLLRSIILSVTGSSVIVELKLSELLLVWADMISDWHAWEESEDMAVFDCIKEVVSLHSKYGLESFIVRQIPPAPAPPVPQRSIIEAISVFVSEAILQYPSATWRAFSCVHILLHVPKYSSETEGVRLSLAAVFCRAAFSHLKGVRSKPPSLWKPLLLAIASCYLCHPDTVEAILEKEGDGGFATWASAMAFACTHSSEVGLSAKSEIKLMVMTLLKMTERLLGVGNPSGGLLRDCFTSLIKTSIQLKELDEEMEEEENDEESEDYDNDDEDEDDDEIEIDDEESESEHEETEEQFLERYAQAASALENGTVEEGDAEDQEVEIELGGLEEADEQKMVLSLIERYHHVLIKGQALSPELVSSFINAFPDSTSFFHQYM comes from the exons ATGGACCTCACTCAGATTGCTCAGCTACTCGACCAGACGCTCAGCCCCGATGGCCACGTTGTCCGTACATCAACTGAAGCGCTCGATCGCCTCTCTTCGCTGCCACAGTTCCCTTTTGCTCTACTCTCCATTGCCGCTG GAGGTCAAAATCAAGGTCAAAGAGTCGCTGCTTCAACTTATCTTAAAAACTTCGCTAGGCGAAACATTGAGGTCAGTCCTGGATCGTCTTCAAGAGTCAGCCAGGAGTTCAAGTCCCAGCTGATGCGAACTTTGCTTCAAGCCGAAGCGTCAGTTCTAAAAGTTCTAGTGGAAGCG TTTCGGATCATTGTAGTTGCCGAGTTTGTTAAGCAGAATTCTTGGCCGGAACTTGTGCCTGATCTCAGATCTGCTATTCAAAGCAGTAATGTCATAAGCAATGGTGCAAGCAGTGAATTGAGTACCATCAATACCCTTACGGTTCTTCATGCCCTTGTTAGACCTTTCCAG TACTTTTTGAATCCTAAAGTTGCTAAGGAGCCAGTACCACCACAGCTGGAACTAATTGCAAAAGAAATTCTTGCCCCTTTGCTGACGGTGTTTCATCATCTTGTTGAAAAG GCTAGAGCTAACCATGGTAGAAAAGACCTGGAAACAGAGAAGATCCTTCTCCTTATATGCAAATGCTTATATTTTGCG GTGAGGTCATATATGCCATCTGCCGTGGCTCCTCTTTTGTCTTCCTTCTGCCATGATCTAATTTTCATTCTGGGTTCATTGAGTTTGGATCATGGTGATACTTCAGAAGATGAGTACCTGCTAAGGTTGAAGACTGGAAAGAGGGCTTTGCTAATTTTCTGTTCTTTGACAACACGGCACCGCAAGTATTGTGATAA GCTAATGCAAGACATTATAAACTGTGTTTTGAAGATAGTCAAATGTAGCTCAAATATCTGT CTTGATTTTCTATCCGAGAGGATTGTTTCACTAGCTTTCGATGCGATTTCACATGTCCTGGAGACAGGCCCT GGATGGAGATTAGTTTCacctcatttttcatttttgttggaATCTGCAATCTTACCAGCATTGATGTTGAAtgagaag GATATGTCAGAGTGGGAAGATGATCCAGAAGAGTACATCCGGAAGAATCTTCCATCTGAACTT GAAGAAATTTCTGGATGGAGGGAGGATTTATTTACAGCCAGAAAAAGTGCAATAAACTTACTTGGTGTCGTTTCAATGTCAAAG GGGCCTCCAACTGTGAGTTCTAATAATGGATCTTCAGCTTCATCCAAGCGCAAGAAAGGtgaaaagaataagaaaaataatcagCGTTCTATCGGAGAGTTATTGGTGCTTCCATATCTATCAAAATTTCCCATTCCTTCAGATGCTACTGCTTCTgatccaaaaattttgaaaga TTATTTTGGCTTTCTGATGGCATATGGTGGCCTGCAAGAT TTTCTGAAGGAGCAAAAACCTGCATTTACAACAACTTTGGTTAATACCCGAGTGCTACCATTGTACTCACTTTCCTTCTGTCCACCATACTTGGTTGCTGCTGCGAGTTGGGTGCTTGGGGAGCTTGCTACATGTCTTCCTGAA GAGATGAGCGCAGACATCTATTCTTCCTTGCTCAAGGCATTGGCAATGCCTGATAAAGGGGATACTTCTTGTTACCCTGTGCGAGTAGCTGCTGCAGGGGCAATTGCTGGGCTTCTGGAA AATGAGTATCTGCCACCAGAGTGGTTACCTCTTCTTCAAGTTGTAATTAGTAGGATTGGTaatgaagatgaagaaaacATTATTCTATTTCAGCTTCTCAATTCTATTGTAGAGGCTGGAAACGAGAATACAGCAATTCATATTCCTCATATTATTTCATCATTGGTTGATGTGATCTCAAAGTCCATACATCCTAGCGTGGAGCCATGGCCCCAT GTGGTTGTACGGGGTTTTGAAGCATTAGCAGTGATGGCTCAATCTTGGGAAAACTTCATGCTCGAAGAGGTTGAACAGAATGACTCAAGTGAAAAGAAGGCATCTGGTCAGGGTGCCATTGCTAGAGCTTTATCAGCTCTTTTGCAACAGGCTTGGCTCACAGTTCCATTG GAAGCTGAGGCATCACCCCCTGCATCATGTATAgatcattcatcaacattgcTTCGATCCATTATTCTCTCTGTTACTGGAAGCAGCGTAATCGTAGAGCTTAAACTATCAGAATTACTACTAGTTTGGGCTGACATGATTTCAGATTGGCATGCTTGGGAAGAATCAGAGGATATGGCTGTCTTTGACTGCATCAAGGAAGTAGTTAGTTTGCACAGTAAATATGGACTGGAGAGTTTTATCGTTAGACAGATTCCACCTGCTCCTGCTCCACCTGTGCCACAGAGATCCATTATTGAAGCAATAAGTGTATTTGTCAGTGAGGCCATTTTACAATACCCGTCTGCAACATGGAGAGCTTTCTCATGTGTTCACATACTATTACATGTCCCAAAGTATTCAAGTGAAACAGAAGGTGTGCGGCTATCATTAGCGGCGGTTTTCTGTCGGGCAGCATTTTCTCATTTGAAAGGAGTGAGAAGCAAGCCTCCTTCACTATGGAAGCCTCTCTTGCTTGCTATTGCATCATGCTATTTATGTCATCCTGATACCGTGGAGGCAATACTGGAGAAGGAGGGTGATGGAGGCTTTGCAACCTGGGCATCTGCAATGGCTTTTGCCTGCACTCACTCTTCTGAAGTCGGTCTGTCTGCAAAGTCTGAGATAAAGTTGATGG TGATGACACTGCTAAAGATGACTGAAAGGTTGTTGGGAGTAGGTAATCCAAGTGGTGGCTTGTTACGAGATTGCTTTACTTCACTGATTAAGACATCTATACAATTGAAAGAACTGGATGAAGAAATGGAAGAggaagaaaatgatgaagaatCTGAAGAttatgataatgatgatgaggatgaggatgatgatgaaATCGAAATTGATGATGAG GAATCTGAGAGTGAACATGAAGAAACTGAAGAACAGTTTCTGGAAAGGTACGCACAAGCGGCTTCTGCACTGGAGAATGGTACTGTTGAAGAAGGGGATGCTGAAGATCAAGAGGTTGAGATCGAGTTAG GTGGTTTGGAAGAAGCTGATGAGCAGAAAATGGTGCTATCATTGATAGAGAGATACCACCATGTACTTATTAAAGGCCAAGCTTTATCTCCTGAGCTTGTTTCAAGTTTCATTAATGCCTTCCCCGACTCTACTTCCTTCTTCCACCAATACATGTAG
- the LOC105796949 gene encoding importin beta-like SAD2 homolog isoform X1: MDLTQIAQLLDQTLSPDGHVVRTSTEALDRLSSLPQFPFALLSIAAGGQNQGQRVAASTYLKNFARRNIEVSPGSSSRVSQEFKSQLMRTLLQAEASVLKVLVEAFRIIVVAEFVKQNSWPELVPDLRSAIQSSNVISNGASSELSTINTLTVLHALVRPFQYFLNPKVAKEPVPPQLELIAKEILAPLLTVFHHLVEKARANHGRKDLETEKILLLICKCLYFAVRSYMPSAVAPLLSSFCHDLIFILGSLSLDHGDTSEDEYLLRLKTGKRALLIFCSLTTRHRKYCDKLMQDIINCVLKIVKCSSNICKLDFLSERIVSLAFDAISHVLETGPGWRLVSPHFSFLLESAILPALMLNEKDMSEWEDDPEEYIRKNLPSELEEISGWREDLFTARKSAINLLGVVSMSKGPPTVSSNNGSSASSKRKKGEKNKKNNQRSIGELLVLPYLSKFPIPSDATASDPKILKDYFGFLMAYGGLQDFLKEQKPAFTTTLVNTRVLPLYSLSFCPPYLVAAASWVLGELATCLPEEMSADIYSSLLKALAMPDKGDTSCYPVRVAAAGAIAGLLENEYLPPEWLPLLQVVISRIGNEDEENIILFQLLNSIVEAGNENTAIHIPHIISSLVDVISKSIHPSVEPWPHVVVRGFEALAVMAQSWENFMLEEVEQNDSSEKKASGQGAIARALSALLQQAWLTVPLEAEASPPASCIDHSSTLLRSIILSVTGSSVIVELKLSELLLVWADMISDWHAWEESEDMAVFDCIKEVVSLHSKYGLESFIVRQIPPAPAPPVPQRSIIEAISVFVSEAILQYPSATWRAFSCVHILLHVPKYSSETEGVRLSLAAVFCRAAFSHLKGVRSKPPSLWKPLLLAIASCYLCHPDTVEAILEKEGDGGFATWASAMAFACTHSSEVGLSAKSEIKLMVMTLLKMTERLLGVGNPSGGLLRDCFTSLIKTSIQLKELDEEMEEEENDEESEDYDNDDEDEDDDEIEIDDEESESEHEETEEQFLERYAQAASALENGTVEEGDAEDQEVEIELGGLEEADEQKMVLSLIERYHHVLIKGQALSPELVSSFINAFPDSTSFFHQYM, encoded by the exons ATGGACCTCACTCAGATTGCTCAGCTACTCGACCAGACGCTCAGCCCCGATGGCCACGTTGTCCGTACATCAACTGAAGCGCTCGATCGCCTCTCTTCGCTGCCACAGTTCCCTTTTGCTCTACTCTCCATTGCCGCTG GAGGTCAAAATCAAGGTCAAAGAGTCGCTGCTTCAACTTATCTTAAAAACTTCGCTAGGCGAAACATTGAGGTCAGTCCTGGATCGTCTTCAAGAGTCAGCCAGGAGTTCAAGTCCCAGCTGATGCGAACTTTGCTTCAAGCCGAAGCGTCAGTTCTAAAAGTTCTAGTGGAAGCG TTTCGGATCATTGTAGTTGCCGAGTTTGTTAAGCAGAATTCTTGGCCGGAACTTGTGCCTGATCTCAGATCTGCTATTCAAAGCAGTAATGTCATAAGCAATGGTGCAAGCAGTGAATTGAGTACCATCAATACCCTTACGGTTCTTCATGCCCTTGTTAGACCTTTCCAG TACTTTTTGAATCCTAAAGTTGCTAAGGAGCCAGTACCACCACAGCTGGAACTAATTGCAAAAGAAATTCTTGCCCCTTTGCTGACGGTGTTTCATCATCTTGTTGAAAAG GCTAGAGCTAACCATGGTAGAAAAGACCTGGAAACAGAGAAGATCCTTCTCCTTATATGCAAATGCTTATATTTTGCG GTGAGGTCATATATGCCATCTGCCGTGGCTCCTCTTTTGTCTTCCTTCTGCCATGATCTAATTTTCATTCTGGGTTCATTGAGTTTGGATCATGGTGATACTTCAGAAGATGAGTACCTGCTAAGGTTGAAGACTGGAAAGAGGGCTTTGCTAATTTTCTGTTCTTTGACAACACGGCACCGCAAGTATTGTGATAA GCTAATGCAAGACATTATAAACTGTGTTTTGAAGATAGTCAAATGTAGCTCAAATATCTGT AAGCTTGATTTTCTATCCGAGAGGATTGTTTCACTAGCTTTCGATGCGATTTCACATGTCCTGGAGACAGGCCCT GGATGGAGATTAGTTTCacctcatttttcatttttgttggaATCTGCAATCTTACCAGCATTGATGTTGAAtgagaag GATATGTCAGAGTGGGAAGATGATCCAGAAGAGTACATCCGGAAGAATCTTCCATCTGAACTT GAAGAAATTTCTGGATGGAGGGAGGATTTATTTACAGCCAGAAAAAGTGCAATAAACTTACTTGGTGTCGTTTCAATGTCAAAG GGGCCTCCAACTGTGAGTTCTAATAATGGATCTTCAGCTTCATCCAAGCGCAAGAAAGGtgaaaagaataagaaaaataatcagCGTTCTATCGGAGAGTTATTGGTGCTTCCATATCTATCAAAATTTCCCATTCCTTCAGATGCTACTGCTTCTgatccaaaaattttgaaaga TTATTTTGGCTTTCTGATGGCATATGGTGGCCTGCAAGAT TTTCTGAAGGAGCAAAAACCTGCATTTACAACAACTTTGGTTAATACCCGAGTGCTACCATTGTACTCACTTTCCTTCTGTCCACCATACTTGGTTGCTGCTGCGAGTTGGGTGCTTGGGGAGCTTGCTACATGTCTTCCTGAA GAGATGAGCGCAGACATCTATTCTTCCTTGCTCAAGGCATTGGCAATGCCTGATAAAGGGGATACTTCTTGTTACCCTGTGCGAGTAGCTGCTGCAGGGGCAATTGCTGGGCTTCTGGAA AATGAGTATCTGCCACCAGAGTGGTTACCTCTTCTTCAAGTTGTAATTAGTAGGATTGGTaatgaagatgaagaaaacATTATTCTATTTCAGCTTCTCAATTCTATTGTAGAGGCTGGAAACGAGAATACAGCAATTCATATTCCTCATATTATTTCATCATTGGTTGATGTGATCTCAAAGTCCATACATCCTAGCGTGGAGCCATGGCCCCAT GTGGTTGTACGGGGTTTTGAAGCATTAGCAGTGATGGCTCAATCTTGGGAAAACTTCATGCTCGAAGAGGTTGAACAGAATGACTCAAGTGAAAAGAAGGCATCTGGTCAGGGTGCCATTGCTAGAGCTTTATCAGCTCTTTTGCAACAGGCTTGGCTCACAGTTCCATTG GAAGCTGAGGCATCACCCCCTGCATCATGTATAgatcattcatcaacattgcTTCGATCCATTATTCTCTCTGTTACTGGAAGCAGCGTAATCGTAGAGCTTAAACTATCAGAATTACTACTAGTTTGGGCTGACATGATTTCAGATTGGCATGCTTGGGAAGAATCAGAGGATATGGCTGTCTTTGACTGCATCAAGGAAGTAGTTAGTTTGCACAGTAAATATGGACTGGAGAGTTTTATCGTTAGACAGATTCCACCTGCTCCTGCTCCACCTGTGCCACAGAGATCCATTATTGAAGCAATAAGTGTATTTGTCAGTGAGGCCATTTTACAATACCCGTCTGCAACATGGAGAGCTTTCTCATGTGTTCACATACTATTACATGTCCCAAAGTATTCAAGTGAAACAGAAGGTGTGCGGCTATCATTAGCGGCGGTTTTCTGTCGGGCAGCATTTTCTCATTTGAAAGGAGTGAGAAGCAAGCCTCCTTCACTATGGAAGCCTCTCTTGCTTGCTATTGCATCATGCTATTTATGTCATCCTGATACCGTGGAGGCAATACTGGAGAAGGAGGGTGATGGAGGCTTTGCAACCTGGGCATCTGCAATGGCTTTTGCCTGCACTCACTCTTCTGAAGTCGGTCTGTCTGCAAAGTCTGAGATAAAGTTGATGG TGATGACACTGCTAAAGATGACTGAAAGGTTGTTGGGAGTAGGTAATCCAAGTGGTGGCTTGTTACGAGATTGCTTTACTTCACTGATTAAGACATCTATACAATTGAAAGAACTGGATGAAGAAATGGAAGAggaagaaaatgatgaagaatCTGAAGAttatgataatgatgatgaggatgaggatgatgatgaaATCGAAATTGATGATGAG GAATCTGAGAGTGAACATGAAGAAACTGAAGAACAGTTTCTGGAAAGGTACGCACAAGCGGCTTCTGCACTGGAGAATGGTACTGTTGAAGAAGGGGATGCTGAAGATCAAGAGGTTGAGATCGAGTTAG GTGGTTTGGAAGAAGCTGATGAGCAGAAAATGGTGCTATCATTGATAGAGAGATACCACCATGTACTTATTAAAGGCCAAGCTTTATCTCCTGAGCTTGTTTCAAGTTTCATTAATGCCTTCCCCGACTCTACTTCCTTCTTCCACCAATACATGTAG